The following nucleotide sequence is from Terriglobales bacterium.
ACCGCTTTACGATATTGTCTGCACGGTCTACTATCCCGAGCTGCACAATGAGATGTCGATGAAGATCGGGGACGAATACTCAACGGAGAGAGTCACACCAAAGGATTTCGAGAAGCTGGCAGAAGAGGCTGGCCTTGGTAAACCGCTGGTTAAGCGGCGCGTGCCCGAGCTTGCCGAGATCATCCTTGCCGTGCTTCCGACAATCGAAATTGCCGGCCCGGTTCCGGAGAAGGTAGCTGCACTAATCCGCCAAAGAGCGGATAACGTGCGAAACAGATTCCGCTGAAACGTTAGTCGAATTATTTCCCGATGCAGAAACTGCCAAAGATCAGATTCAAGATGTCGTCGGCCGTGGTTGTGCCGGTGATCTCGTCCAACTGGCGGAGTGAGCCGTAGAGGTCGAGCAGGATCATCTCGTGCGGGACTTGGGACTCGGCGGAGCGTCCGGCAGCATTCAGGGCATGGATCGCCTCTGTCACCAACGATGACTGCCGTAGGTTAGTGAGGAAACCGGCTTCCGGTGCTGCTCCCGAGTCGCCGGCGACGTTGCGCAGAATCTCCGAGCGCAGTTTATCGATGCCTTCGCCGGTCGTCGCCGAGGTAGCGATCGCCGGAATCTCATTCGTATGCTGAGCAAGGTCCCACTTATTCGCCACCACGATCGCCTTGCGCTGCTCCACCTGCTGCAGCAGTTCGCGATCTTCCGCGTGCAGAGGCTGCGAGGCATCGAGCACGACCAGCACCATGTCGGCATCGGCGAGCGCTTCCATCGACTTGCGAATCCCGATGGACTCGGCTTCATCGAGCGCCTTCCGAATGCCGGCGGTATCGACGAGTTTCACCGGGATGCCGCCAATCGAAACCGTCTCGCTGACAAGGTCGCGCGTGGTGCCGGGAGTGGCCGTAACGATGGCACGCTCTCGCTCGACCAGCCGATTGAAGAGGCTCGACTTGCCAACGTTGGGCCGGCCCACAATCGCCAGCGTAAGTCCTTCGTGTACAACCTTTCCGTACTCGAACGACCGCGCCAGGGCGCTCAACCCATCCCTGACCTCCGAAATCCTCTCCAGGATGATGCCGGTCGCAAGCACCGGCACATCGTCCTCGGCGAAATCGACTCCGGCTTCCATCAGCGCAATGAGTTCCACCAGTTGCTGCTTGATCGGCTGGATGCGCTTGGAAAGCGATCCTTCCAACTGCTGTGCGGCGACGCGAGCCTGGTAAAGCGTTTGAGAATCGATGAGGTCGCGGACAGCTTCGGCCTGGGTCAGGTCGATGCGCCCGTTGAGGAAGGCGCGCATGGTGAACTCGCCGGGCTCGGCCAGCCGGGCGCCGCGTTCCATCGCCAGTTCCACGATGTGGCGCAGCACAACCGGCGAACCGTGTGCGGAAATTTCGACGAGGTCGTCGGTTGTATAGGAGTGCGGTTTCTGGAACCAGGTGACGACCACTTCATCGACGCGCTCGCCGGTCGCAGGTTCGACGAGTTCTCCAAACGTGGCGCGTGTCGGCTCAAGGTCTCGGCGCAGGCGCAACATTGGACGAGCGATGGCGACGGCTTCCGTGCCGGAAAGACGCACTACGCCGATGCCTCCGCGGCCGGGCGGAGTGGAGATGGCAACGATTGTGTCATCGAGGTTCAAGGGCTTCGAATCGAGTATTTGAAATGAGCAGGACGCAAAAAGCAAAAGCCCCATCGCGAACGATGGGGCTGAAATCGTGCTTGCCTACTTCTTGATAAGTTCCCGCAGGATTTCCGTAATCAGTTGCGGCTTCAGCTTTTCGATAGCCTTGGCGACGGCTTCTGAGAGCTTGGAGTCACTCCAGTTGTGGGCCTCCTCCGCGATGGGCTCCACCGCGGCTGCGAGGTGTGGCTCAATCGACGCCGTGATCGCCGCTTCCGTTTCCGCGGCCACCGGCTGTTCTGCTTCGGCCTTTGCGAGGGCTGCGGCAAGCTGCTGGGCGAGTTCCGCATCACCGACGGACGGTGTGGCGGACGACTCGGAAACCAGCGCTACTTGAGCTTCAGACTGCAGCTCTTCTACTGGTGCCGTCACGAGCGGCTCGGGTGCCGCTGGAGTTTGGTCGGTTGCGATGTGTCCGACGCCAACAGCGGAGGCGACTCCCGCGGCAGCGGCCACAGCCATTTCAACGGAGTGCATCGGAGCTTCGACCGCAGGCGCTTCCGCCACGGCTTCCACCGGCGGTTCCGGCACAGAGATCTCTTCCGCCACGGCGGGAGCGACGGGTTCCAACTCGACGACGGACGGTTCCAGCGCCGGAGTTTCAACTGCCTCTTCCTGCGCCGATTCCATGGCCGGGACAAACGGCGCAATCTCCTGCGTGTCTTCGAGACTGGGGACAAAAGCGACGACCGGTTCCGGCTCGATCATCGGTGTCTGAATCTCTACCTCGCCGACTTCGTCCAAAACGCTTGTGGGCTCCGCAACTGTAGCTTCCAGTACGTGCTCGGCGGGTTCCACCGGCATAGTGATCGCGGCCAACTGTTCTGGTTCCAGGTCGCTGACGACACCGACGGCTATTTCTTCCGGCTTCTCGACTCCGAACTTGGTGACGAACTCGGACATGTCCTGATCGTTCGTGACGAGCGCGGAGTCTGCTTCGACTTCAACCCTTTCCTGCAAATGGATGGGGCTGTTGATTTCGAGCTCAGGCGCGGACTCAATTGCGACTTCCATGGTCGGGCTGGCAATCGTTGTCTCGAGTTCCTCGACTTTCGCTACATCTAAGTCGCCGAGCATGATGGGAGCGCTGGTCTCCAGTTCCATGCTGGCTTCTTCGTGCGAAGTCACGGAAATGGCAGGTGGCACGAGCTCAACGGGAACCGGCTCCGGGACCTCCATTGCAGGTTCGACGGCGAAGAAAGGTTGGGCAGGAGCTTCAGGCTCGGCGTAAACAACCGCGACCGGCATTTCCGGCTCAAGCATCGCAGGAATGGCAGGCTCCACTTCAACTGCCGGTGCAGGAGGTGCAACCGACATCTCCGGTGCTGCTTCTTCGGTGTGCGCCTCAGCAGCAGGCACGCCACCCTTGTCATGAATCGCCATCCACTCGCGATAACTTTGGTCCTGAAATGCGCGGACCTGTTCGGGAGTAAGCCGGAGGGTTGCGTCGGCATCCGTTGGAGGAGGAATAGGAACTGTATCTTCGTGCGTAACGGCCGCTTTAGGCGGCGGTATGGGTAAGGTATCGACCAGCGAAGCCACCTGGGGCGGGATGCGGACCGTGGTCTCGTCTTCCGGCTCCGGTCGCGGTGGAGGCGGCGTCCTTACCGTGGAACTGGGCTGCTTGTTGCCGATGCTCTGCACGGCGGCAAGCAAATCCGTGGCTTCGAAAGGCTTGATCATCACGCCGTCTGCCCGGACGCGGTTCGCCTCTTCCGGACGGAACGGCTCCATTTTGCCGACGGTCAGTAGAACGGGAATACGAGCGGTATCGGGAGCTCCCTTGACGCGTTCGCACACCTCGAGACCGGTGTAGCCCGGCATATAAACATCGAGGATGATGAGGTCGGGACGATCGGCTGCAATCTTCTTAATCGCCGCGGCCCCGTTGCTGACGGCGAGAACCTCATAACCGGCATCAACCAGGATTTTCTTGCCCATATTCTGGGCGGTCATGCTGTCATCGGCCAGCAGAATCTTTAACGCCACAAACCAACCTCGCACACTTGTGGGAGTGACTGGAACGTTACTTGTTCTCTACTGTCAAGTCAATCCAATCAGTACCCTATTGGTACCGGCACGAACGTCATGTGCCCTCTCGTAACCCTCGGCAGCAAAAGAAAATGCCCAGGCTCGGAAGCCTGGGCACCGTAACTCAACCTGCCTAGAACGGGACGATCTTACGAAGGCCTTTCTTCTCCTTCTTTTTGCTGGTGGAGAATCCGTCCTTCTTGTCGTCCGACTTCTGGTCGGTCGACTTCTGATCCGTTTGGGTCGCGGCAGCCTGACCGTCCGACTGCGTTGTGGCAGGTTGCGCCGCAGGTTGCGTCTGGGACTCGGCCTGGCGTTCCACCTCGTTCACCTGCACCGGAGGAGTCACAGGCGCTGCCTGAGTCTCGCTCTGGGAGGAATCCTGGATGGGCTGCAACTCGGGGATTCCGTTGTCCTCGGCCGGTTTGTCCGTAGTCGGAGCAGCATCCGAGCGCGGGACGGGTTGGCTCGGCGGTGGTGCGCCGGTCTTCACCGTCTCAACGGATACCTTCCCGGTTCCGCCGCCTTGGGTCGCCTGGTACGCCTTCATGATCTCTTCGTTCGTCTGGCGCAGGATCAGCGGCGCACTCACCGGTTGCGGATCGACCAACTGCGGCTCGCCGACTTTCGTCGCGCGGGCGACATCCGGCCCCTTGTGCAGGTTACCCATCATGCGGCCCCACATGCCGGTCTCGCTGCGACTTTCTTCTTCTTTCTTGTTCTGTGCGATGGCTTCGGCCGTCGGAGTCGGCACTGGACGCCGTAACGCCTGCAGTCTCTCCTTGGCATCGGCCGCCCGGCTCATCACCGGGTAACGGGTCAAGATCTTGGCGTAAGCGGCAGCAGCGTTGTCCTCGGCCTTCCTGATCATCTCGCCCTTGAGGGCCTCGGGCGCATGGGGCATGGCTCGAAAGCCTTCCGCTCTTTTCTCGTAGGTCTGGCCGAGCATGTACAGCGCCTGGTCGGCGCCGCTATAGAGCGGATACGCTTCGACGAGCGAGCGCAATCTTGCCTCAGCGGCCACCCACGATTCCCGCAGGAAGTAGAAGCGCCCGATGCGGAACTCGCGCTCCGCCAGCACTTCCTGTACTTCATTCAACCGTTGCTTGGCCTGAGGAACAAGCGCGCTGTCCGGCCACTGCGTAAGCAGCGTGCGGTACTCCTCTTCGGCGCGCTTCGCGTGGGTATAGTCGCGGTCCGGCTTCTCCATCGCATGGTAGTGAATGTCGGCGATCTTGAGCTGGGCCTCCGCCGCTTCCGGCATGTTGGGGAAGAAGGTGATGAAGTCTTTGTACTCGTTCTCAGCCTGAACCAGCGCTGCCGAACCACCTTCCGCGTACCAGGAATCGCCGACCGCCAGTTTGGCGCGGGCCACGAATTCCGAATCCGGATAAGTATTGATCAGCGTTTGCAGCGTGAGCCGGGCCACGTCGAACTTGTTGCGCTTCATCGCTTCCATGGCG
It contains:
- the bamD gene encoding outer membrane protein assembly factor BamD — translated: MVKRFVSLVGIAVLLFGFAACHNKKVNNPIAQVDSKQPDKILFDRAMEAMKRNKFDVARLTLQTLINTYPDSEFVARAKLAVGDSWYAEGGSAALVQAENEYKDFITFFPNMPEAAEAQLKIADIHYHAMEKPDRDYTHAKRAEEEYRTLLTQWPDSALVPQAKQRLNEVQEVLAEREFRIGRFYFLRESWVAAEARLRSLVEAYPLYSGADQALYMLGQTYEKRAEGFRAMPHAPEALKGEMIRKAEDNAAAAYAKILTRYPVMSRAADAKERLQALRRPVPTPTAEAIAQNKKEEESRSETGMWGRMMGNLHKGPDVARATKVGEPQLVDPQPVSAPLILRQTNEEIMKAYQATQGGGTGKVSVETVKTGAPPPSQPVPRSDAAPTTDKPAEDNGIPELQPIQDSSQSETQAAPVTPPVQVNEVERQAESQTQPAAQPATTQSDGQAAATQTDQKSTDQKSDDKKDGFSTSKKKEKKGLRKIVPF
- the mnmE gene encoding tRNA uridine-5-carboxymethylaminomethyl(34) synthesis GTPase MnmE; the encoded protein is MNLDDTIVAISTPPGRGGIGVVRLSGTEAVAIARPMLRLRRDLEPTRATFGELVEPATGERVDEVVVTWFQKPHSYTTDDLVEISAHGSPVVLRHIVELAMERGARLAEPGEFTMRAFLNGRIDLTQAEAVRDLIDSQTLYQARVAAQQLEGSLSKRIQPIKQQLVELIALMEAGVDFAEDDVPVLATGIILERISEVRDGLSALARSFEYGKVVHEGLTLAIVGRPNVGKSSLFNRLVERERAIVTATPGTTRDLVSETVSIGGIPVKLVDTAGIRKALDEAESIGIRKSMEALADADMVLVVLDASQPLHAEDRELLQQVEQRKAIVVANKWDLAQHTNEIPAIATSATTGEGIDKLRSEILRNVAGDSGAAPEAGFLTNLRQSSLVTEAIHALNAAGRSAESQVPHEMILLDLYGSLRQLDEITGTTTADDILNLIFGSFCIGK
- a CDS encoding response regulator; the protein is MALKILLADDSMTAQNMGKKILVDAGYEVLAVSNGAAAIKKIAADRPDLIILDVYMPGYTGLEVCERVKGAPDTARIPVLLTVGKMEPFRPEEANRVRADGVMIKPFEATDLLAAVQSIGNKQPSSTVRTPPPPRPEPEDETTVRIPPQVASLVDTLPIPPPKAAVTHEDTVPIPPPTDADATLRLTPEQVRAFQDQSYREWMAIHDKGGVPAAEAHTEEAAPEMSVAPPAPAVEVEPAIPAMLEPEMPVAVVYAEPEAPAQPFFAVEPAMEVPEPVPVELVPPAISVTSHEEASMELETSAPIMLGDLDVAKVEELETTIASPTMEVAIESAPELEINSPIHLQERVEVEADSALVTNDQDMSEFVTKFGVEKPEEIAVGVVSDLEPEQLAAITMPVEPAEHVLEATVAEPTSVLDEVGEVEIQTPMIEPEPVVAFVPSLEDTQEIAPFVPAMESAQEEAVETPALEPSVVELEPVAPAVAEEISVPEPPVEAVAEAPAVEAPMHSVEMAVAAAAGVASAVGVGHIATDQTPAAPEPLVTAPVEELQSEAQVALVSESSATPSVGDAELAQQLAAALAKAEAEQPVAAETEAAITASIEPHLAAAVEPIAEEAHNWSDSKLSEAVAKAIEKLKPQLITEILRELIKK